The window ATCTCTATAATGTTCTAAAACGTCATGAGACTGAAATCAGTGAGATTGCTGAAGAAGGAAAAATAAATATGGGAGGCTCTCTTGCACTGATTTCGAAGGTGTCTGGAAAAGAGTCTGAGGTTGAATCTGCTAAGATTGTTGGTTCTGATGATGAGGGTTTTCTTATGAATTCGGAAGATGAAGCCATGACATATTATTCCAACAACAAAGCCAATAATTTCTTTAAGAAGACATTTAATCTGAAGTTCAAGGACACAATGATTTTAAGGGAAATTTGTCATTTGGGAAGAGTGCTAGAGAAGAGTTGAAGGTTGAGAAAAAGGAGAGTAAGACCGCTGCTGAGAAGGTggagaagaaacttaaaggagatTTTGGTATCAACTGCAATTACTGCAATGGTGCAAATCATTTGGCAGTTGATTGTATGCTAAtgaagaaagaggagaagaaagaaaGAGTGAAGGATGAAGCCTACTATGTCGAAAGGTTGGAGGAAGTAAGAGCTAGGATGAAGGGAATGTCACTCGTTGTGAAGGAAAGTGGTGATAGGGAAGGAACCTATAAAATCTGGTCATCTGGTTCCgatgatgaggagatgaggaatcCCACACTTGACGCTATGTATGAGACGTTTGAAGAAGTAAGTTCTGATGAGGAGAAAGTAACTAGAAAATGCTTCGTGTCAACTGGAGCAGAAAAATATCCGATGACTTCGAAGGTACGTTCTGTTCTCAAATCCTTTAATATTCCTTTTAGTTCTTATAATTCTGTTTTATCTGACTTCGATGATACTTTATCTTATGTTAATGACATACTTATTTCTGTTAGCAGTGAAGTTGAAAAATCAAAATCATTGTTTCAGGAAATACATAAACGTTTGGAGATAAAGAAGAGTAGAGTAGATAATCTATAATTGCAATTGAAAAACATTACTCTAGATAGGGATGTTGTTAGAGCAGATAATTGTGTGTCAATGAAACAACGTGATATTTACTGCAATAGTGCAAAACGATTGTATCATAAACTAACAGATCATCATCATTCCTCTGATATTAGTGAAGAGCAACATAGGAAACTATTGCCCTTCTTGGTATTTGAAAGGGAGAAAATAGATTCGACTTCCTATGATTGTGAGAAAAAAGATCTCTGAATATGATAAAGTCCCAAATGATTCTCATGCTTATGGAATTGTTAAAGTAGATGAATGTTTACATGCAAACGATTTGGTACATATTGTGAATGAGACCTTGTCTGATactgaacaaatcaaaattttaaaaaagacTGAGAATTTGATATTTAACTCTCAACACAATTTTTCTGATATCGAAGATGATTCTGACAATATTAGTGAGATTGAGGAAGAGGAAAATGTTAACTGTTCTCAGTTATCAGTCATTAATGTCACTTCGATGGCCAAGGGTAAAGAAATTTGTAATGATTAATTGGAAAAGGTGAATATTGATCAACCCTCGACAACGAAAGCTCATGATTATGATCATGTGGAAGTCAAAGAGTATGACAGTGATAGTGATGAGGAAGAAACAACTATTCCCAGAGTTGTTGATCAAGTTTATAAGGAAACAGAGAAATTCAAAAAAGTGATAAAGGAAAAAGGTCCTCACTATCTCGAATCGAACTCAGTCATATATTCGTCTTTCAAGTGCACTGATGATTTGGTGTTTCCTAATCAGGTGTTTGTCACTATAGGAAATGGAGACAAAGTGAATCCTGAAATCAATAAAATTGTTGACGAAGACAACAAAGGAATAACAAAACAGCGGTTTTTCTCAAACCAAAGCACTGTCGAAAATACCATAAACAAGAACTCATATACTTTTCAAAGGCAAAAACCAAAAAGAATTTGGGAagtaaagacaaaaaaaaaaagcaaaagtaGATAAACAAACAAATGAAGTAATTTCTCAAAATCAAAAGACAAAAGCACAAATTTGGaatgaagaaattcaaaaattttcaaaagaagaagGAGTTTCGATTTCTAAAGCACGAAACAAGGTCTATTGGAAAAATATCAAGTCTTTTAAGAAACAAAAAGAATTTTCACAAAAATCGTCTGAACAGAAATTGACAGACCAAGTTAAGACTTTTTCACAAAATAAGTCTTTTGATTAGAAGAACCACACTAAAaaacaaaatgatttttcaaaaggTCATTCAAAAGTTCAAAAACTAGTTCGAACATCAATGGTTCAAAAACAAAGAAATGAAAGTTTTgttcaaaaccaaaatcaaaggaATTTTGTTTCTAATCATCAAAATGCAAGgttttcacaaaacaattttcAAAGAAATGGTTTTCAACATAAAGTACAAAGAAATTTTTGTCAATTTCGATATCAAAGAAGTTTTTCAAAGAACAAAATGTTTTTAACTGAACACCAGTTGGTTATtataaacattttcaaaacactACAACATCATCATTTccaaaaagaaatcttgaaaaaTTGGACGTTAAAGGAAAGTAAAACGAACCATTTAAACCAACACAAGCTCACTTTCCAAAAATCTAGATTCTAAGCAGAACGTCAAAACTTCATTTGTTAAAGGGAAAACTGAAATGAAGAATATCAATCATTGGCTCGAAGGCAAAGGAAATCCATACCAATCAGGAAATTTTTCTCAAGAGGAAATCATGTATTCTTATGAAAACTACTTGAACGAGTCACAAATTGGGAGTTCTTCATCATTGGAATTGAATCCTTTAGTTCGAAAATGGAAAGAATTTCCCAAAGTAAAGGTTGAGGCAAGATGAACTACTGATGGAAAAGGGAAAGTCAGTGTTAAAACTAAACCAATTAATGATTTCATTTCAATACCAAAGACTATAGAAGTTGAATTGATCGATAGTCTGAAATCAAAGGTTCGAAGTTGGATGTTAGGATCTTCTTTTCACAATGCATTTCACTCTTataaccaaggacccaaaaagccttggggATCTAAATTCTTTAATTGATCACATGTATTGTGTGACAAGCAATACGATGAACACTAGTATATCGACAacggttgctctcgtcacatgacaggtCGGAAGGAAAATCTGCAtgattttagaagtttggaaaaTGTTGGAGTGGTCAAgttcaaaaataaacaaaaatcaatactagaaaacagccctttaacgatgcgcaaacaatgacacgtgctgatagaggacacgcatttgtgcgtgccctaaaaattaatgtcaattttccaaaatttgaaggatagaggacacgcgtTTAttcgtgccctaaaattagtgtccaacaaaaaaaattaaaaacacggagggcacctaccATAAAAAAGTGCGCCGTCTAAaactgtcgctttataattttttttcacgGACGCGCGTTCTTCTATTTTTTTAATTgccaagtggggggggggggaatgaaaacccaaaaaaattgaaaacccCGCCCTGATactctcctccttcttcttcgtatTTTGTAAAATCGTCTTCCAAAGAAACCATAAAAGGATTGTGTGGTTGTCGATCTTTCTCCCTTTTTGGAACTCTGCAGCCATACGGAGGTCAACATTCTTTTCTCCACAAATTTCTGCCTTTGGGTCATCTTTATTTCCCTAATAGCGTGCCCTAAAATTATAACTATTACTATGGTTTTCAGCCATTCGATGCTTCGTCTATCCCCCATTCTCCTACACTCCTCCATCTTCTCCGAAGGTTTGCCTTCATGATTCTCTCACCCCACATTCAAGCGATTCTCTCCAAAAAATACGAGGTAAAAATTAATTTCATGATCTTGTGAACAAGAAAGTCAagtcgtcttcttcttcttcttcttctataccATAGATATCGTTCATAGTCTCTCTCCTAAAATTGATCGACAGCCTCAAATACCTTAGTCTAAGCCAGCTATTCATCCAAATCGCTAGCAAGTGGGTCTTCTCTTGCTCTCTCAAATTATCAGTCAATCGATTTATTGCTGTCACCTCCGTATACGCGCTGGCTTCCCTTTGTTCCCAATAATGTCGCCAGTCAAATCAGGTACCTATCTCTCTGCTTTTTGAATTCTCCTAGATTGGAAATTCATTGATACTTCGATAGCTTTTAAACAAACAAAACTCAGTTTTTCTCTCAATAATCCCTTGGATTTTTCATTGGCGTTCCTCTTACTAGCTTCGATAACCTCTCTAATTTGTGAGATTTGTTTTTACTTTCTCGCCCTCCCTCTCTCTAAGAAGCAAACGTGGCCTCGTCGCCTTCAATCACCCAACGATTGGATTCATATATGACAACGATTTTATGTGTATGAGTTGTAGAAGCGAGCTATATGGCAACTGTAGAGTCTCTCTTGCTTGGATCTGGAACAAGTCACCCTCCATCCTCTGCCTTCAACCCAAAGGCAAAGGCAGCTGTTGCCTTCCTTGAAACTGCTCCTGGCTTAAGCCCAAGGGCAATCATGTCTTTTGCACAAGATCTGGAACAAGTCACGCCCTTCATCCTCATCATTGAACTTGAATTGATGAAGTATTTTCATTCATGTATGAATCAGATGAAACTTAAATCATTTCATATTACCACTTTTTAACTAATTGCTTCAAATCCTTTTATTTTTTCAGATATTGTGAGGGTTTCAAGTATGCTGCCAAATCAAGGGTTTAATGAGCTTGATAGACTGCGCCATGAAGTCTAAGTCCCATGGCATCTTCAAATGTTATGTCAAATATTCTTGGGAGTAGGATTAGTGGCTAGAATGGTCTTCCACCAGAGGTACTTGTGTATTTTAATTTACTCTTTTTCTTATTATgtcttattaataaataatacttTGTTTTAAGAGATAAATATAAGTTCATGGTATATGTGTATGATCATGTAAGCCTTAAGTGTATCTATTGTTGATGTGGCTCCTTCTTTTGTTTAATTCATGGTTCAGTAGGTTCCTATCATTTCATCTCATTGTCTGTAACCGCATCCTTTGTTGATGTGGCTCCTTCTTTGTGCTTAGTTGCTGTTATCAGAAGCTGCCACCTCATTCTTAACTACTATGTTACCTTGTTATTCATGGTTGTTGTCTCTGCATGTTTTCCATTGATGTTGAGTTGTTGATAGAAAAATCTCACAATGTCATTCTGACCTAACACTTATTGTATCTAAATTCGAGTTAAGTGCTATTATCAGAAGCCGTAATCCAGGAATCCACACCTCAAGTTTCTTCTTCCAAATGTTTGTGACCTTTTGGCTGTTGCTGCTTTTGTTATTCATGGTTGTTGATTCCCCATGTTGCCCATTTGATCTTAACAATTTAATCTCATATTATCTCATCTAAGAAATATGGTTCAGGGATAAAATTTGGAATTTAGACACATACGACCTAACCCTTTTTAACAGATTATAGCTATTTGTCAGTTGTTGAATCATATATGACCTTTCATTTGTGATGTGAAGGAAAAGATTCAGAAGAAAGAGGGGATTCCATGGCATCAACAGATTTTGATCATTGATGGAAAGATCCTCGAGGATGGTAAAACTTTAGCAGATCATCACATCCGAAATGGATCTAGATTGGAGCTGGTTGTGAGTTTGGGAGGACCATAAAGTTGTTGTGTACGATCACCCTATCATGTCCCAAGCCGATGTCTCCTACAGGTATCTACATCGATCATGATTCGAATCTTATTCGATCACTTCTCATTTCAATTGTTTCTACACAAATTCCTGTGTCGATTGACTTGATTTTCATTTGATCACACATAATTGACTGATCTTTGTGTGTCCGTATTAGTTTACACTAGAGTTTTTTAGGTTTTGTTCATTCATTTCTGTATTTGATTTGGCCAAGTTTATTTTAGGTAAAATCGTGTTATTCAAAAGTGTATTCTTGTCATTTTGTTATTCTCTTCCGGCTTTTACTAATCTGGAACACACAACTAGGATGATTCAAAATCAATCAGTAACTTCAAATTACTTTCATTTATATTACACACTATTAACTTAAGCTCTGTATTTTCCTAAATTCCTATTTATTGACTGAAAATTTAGCTGATTGTCATTTGTTGAATCATATATGCAAGTTTTTGTTAAGACTTTGACAGggaagaccataaagttggaggTGGACAGCTCAAAGAACATTGATACTGTGAAGTCAAAGATTCAGGACATAGAGGGGATTCCACTGCATCGGCAAATGTCTTCTGCCTATTCTTTCCTCTAAATGGTGtacgaccatacaacatctcatataataaaatacctgaaataaaaaaaagaatataataaaaaattaggTAAAGTATTGAAATGGGTAAAAGAAGGTAATTCAAATAAATGGTgtatattttaaagaaaaatttaaATGCATGAAAATTAATAAGCTTACCCACTGCCCACCAATCAATAACACTGGAGTGGCCAGCTCCTGTTATGATTTCCTGAAATATCATCATAATTTCAAAGGGTAAAATAAAGAGACCATAAATAAGTGAAATTACATAAATGCCCTTTGAGTACTTTTCATACCGGAGAAATGTATTCTTCAGTCCCAACAAATGAATTTGATTGTGTAGAAGGTTCTGCAACAAATGTAGGTGGTGGTTGGCTTCTAGATTTTCTTCTTTTAAGATGAGGATGTTTTATAACCTacaaaattaaaattaacatacgataaaaataaataaataaatccatAATCTTGTAAGAATATaagtcattttttttaaatagaaaagGACATACTTGGGATTTACACTGAGTTCTGAATGATAAATCAAAGTCACTCTATAAAACATGTCCATCTATTTGAAGTAATATATTCTCTAGTTTCAAGTCCCTATAGATGATCcctgaataaaaaaaaaaacagaaattgAATGAAAGATGTAAGGGGTAAAATGGGGTAAAATGTTGGAAAGAACCTGAAAGATGATTTGACTTTGAAGGTAACATGCGGATTTTGTTAAGATTTTGACATTGAAAACCATCAGCCCGGAGGTGGAAAGCTCGAACAGTATTCGTTATGTGATGGAAATGATTGAGGAGAAAGAGGGAATTCCAGTTAATCAGGTATATAGTTAGTTTTAAAAGACGGATTTACTCTAACATTTTAGTAGTTttaagttatttttttattttaatctgCACAGATTGTTGAACTTGGTGATCATCCGTATTTTGTGGGCGTCCAGTTTCATCCCGAGTTCAAGTCTCAGCCGGGAAAACCTTCTGCACTTTTCTTAGGTACCACCAACAAAACTATCTATCAACACTTTGACTTTTCAATGTAAGGGTAAGATAGTCATTTAGTCTTTTGACGATTTATATTTTATTGTGCAGGTGTTCCAAACCAAGTTTGCTAAGATAAGCATGGGTATGAATTTCTCAGTCCTTTCACCTAATTGCTCTCCTCCCAACACATTAAAATTGATgaatgttttgatttttttggcACTAACACTTGGATGACGCTTAATTTGACTTGCTGTTGGAGAGGGTAGTGGAGTGGGTTTGCTGAGTGTTGATTGTGTGTTTGATGGATGAATTGGTCCTTTCACCTAATTGCCGTACAACCTCTCATGCAAAGTTCCCGCATTCAGGTTATTCTTTTAGAAAGGAAATTGTCAAAGGAGAATTTAGTCATGAGTTTCTTTTAATGTTGTACATGTTTTGTTTTCTTTAATAAATATTATGCAATATTAGCAATGTGTTACATTTACTTACTattcgaatgattatttgtatttgacatactagtgcaatgaattatctttattgtttatggtattttattttttattatgagacttttaatgtgttatttaatttgaaaattagtaaatctatcaaaaatatataattttaaaaacatttaaaattatgatacgcaaagatgtgtgtcatcttcatttatgacatggcctttcttgataggtgctttcttgatacgcattgtgtgtcattaacacgtgcgtcgtaaggttacgacacgcgaatgcatgtcgtcttcctttatgacagggccttccttgatacgcattgcgtgtcgtaaacgcacgtcgtaattgcgcgtcgtaaatgagcgtcgtaagtGCGCGTCGTCTATAAATGACGGGCAAAagtgcgtcgtctctctttatgacagggccttccttgacgcgcatttgcgcatcgtctgagccttttacgacgcgcaatgagcatcgtaaaaggctgtttttctagtagtgaatgcaAGGTTAAAGGCTATGAGAAGGTTACAAATTAAAAGTTTATAGTCAACCGGGTGGCATATGCCGAAGGTGTTtaacacaacttgataagtgtgTCACAAATGGTTGTGGGCACTGGTAATCAAGTAGTCTTCGATGAGGAAGGTAGTGTCATCTCGAACAAAGAAACAAAAAAGGTCTTGCTTAAGTCTAAGAGGAAAGGTTATATGTTCACACtcgacatcaaaccaattgttggTGTTCCCTCTGTTTGCTTACTTTCGAAGGCATCTTCTGATCTTAGTTGGCtgtggcatcgaagactctcccatcttgtcacacccccaaaccggaacggtggaaacgttcggaggCGGATGACtgcatgtggtaacgtaacaatagaatacatagtaaagaaagcaatataaccatcatatatataattgaaagtttccATTGTTAAAagatacatgttcaaaaccaattacaatatgatgccaaaatatgaatttaaactggcgtcgcagcgtcccttcttcaaaagttgtttgttacctgtaattactgaatccctgggacatacaagtagttttgaaagagtacatcaacatttaagctggtgagtttcataagtatttagatAACAacatttgtatgaaatgaaatgttttgtttttgtttgcttgttcctagaaaatcccatatttcctactagcataaatgtagccttctatcaagaccaatatttgtttctagaaaatttatgtacgtataaaattgcCAATAcatctgaaaaaccccgtaaatcaatgtatttttaatactccatatgagttttataaccattctcttgactagaaatgcctatacacaacgttcttcaggcgttggaatgttctgacgtttgtcaccccaaatggtgtactgtagctaacagtcagggcacggggttgtcaatcccgtatagatctatgcacaaacaccatgctccccctccaagggattctggtatataatacaggacttgaaatgtgtactcgaacgtacgtgaagttaatgtctcacaaaacttagtataaaacagatttacgtgggaaaatgttcgtttgttcttgtatgtgaaagtgacttcttgaaatagtgtttctagtatgtaaaagttcgtgatgttctcgtaaaactatacctattatagttttctaaaagtgtgtctcgtttgtatagtaatccctagtgaaatgctcacttgttatgaaaagtataatttttgtagtgcctaagatggacacatatacatacagtataagcagagtgtttgatttatacataaataacaacatttttcatttaaaaagatatgatgttatcgtgatatattttgcatacgaaagtttccctataatagttataaatcacatatgattccgttgataaaaagtgtataatgaaactttatataacacacgataataatcgtgtgttttacttgtattccccccttaaaagcatataaaatcatttataaaacatttaaaagtgtggattataagggtatgaactcacttgaaagatcgaaaaaggcgagatgaaaaccgagcagaatttcgactcgagaaagcggattttctcgggattctcgggaatcttgagagcacaaacgacctttgggacttgagcaaggaaaccAGGGCTTCGGGATAGCACATGCACGGAAAAAGAGGCAAGAACGCAAGAAAGTTGAGAAAAATTTAGCCATTGCTTCGGAACccttgcatcccttttataggggctgggaaccgcatcggtacgcttggcgtacatgtgcgtcatgcgtgaccacctcctcgactgcctcggagcttCAGATGAGACGTGCATAGCCTCGCATAGAGGCGACGTGGATGATTcgaggcctagtcctcgagtacgctgagcgtacgagcgtacgttgggcgtaactcggattaacctggtgactcctccttcggataatgctgagattaaataataaaatttatattttatttatttaataaacttcaaaaattcatatcttcttcatacgaactctgttttcgacgttcattatatccacgtgtaggtgaaactacgctctacaactttcgtttagattccgtcgacaaattttgaaattatttttattatttatttctaaaaggtCGTGGTAAGAAAATttcattagaaattcataacttcgttatctgacgtctgtttttgccagactttttaccgctgcaaaaccattgtcgagaccttcgattctcatttaggtcattccggccaaaagtcactcgatctccaTTTCGATTTTTTAgttgtctgtcgctaagccgaatttggaaaaatcataacttcattatacgaagtcagatttgggcgttctttttacgtacgatcacggtttaatgtcatctaacatagtaggtaataaatttgagatttttggacattttatttttgaagttaatttcattatatcaaaagtggttacaatacttgacttttcaggtcattacatagagttgaaatatcgggttgtcatacATCTAAACTTCAAAAATCTTAACAAATTGGTTTTACATGATCTTGTACTTGGCCTTTCTGTTTTAAAATTTGATAACGATTCGTTATGTGCaacttgtgaacaaggaaaacaacaccGTCAAGGTCATCCCATCGTGATTGATTCCAAGATCATTGAACCACTGGAACTTATTTACATTGATCTTTGTAGACCTTCGACTGTTGAAACTCTCAATAAGAAGCGGTACATCTTGGTTATTGTCGATGATTTTTCAAGGTTCACATAGGTCTTCTTTCTTCATCAGAAGTCAGATACTGCCCAAGTAATGATTGATTTCATCAAGAACAACAAGCTCAGTCTAAGAAAGAAAGTTTGAAAGATCAAAAGTGATAATGGCTcagaattcaagaatcaagttctAGATTCATTTCTGGCTAAATTAAGGAtatcgcataatttttcatctccttacacaccacaacaaatgGTGTTGTCGAAAGGAGGAACAGATCTCTATGCGAACTGCAAAGTTCAATGCTAACCTATGCGAATTTGCCTCAATATCTCTAGGTAGAAGCAATTTCCACAACGTGTTTCACTCAAAACTGATCATTCATTCAACGTCATTTTAACATCACCCCATATGACATCATCAACAATCACAAACCAAATGTGAAACTTTTCCATGTTTTAGGTtgcaggtgtttcataatgaatctcaaagataacctTTCTAAATTTCAATCCAAAGTTGATGAAGGGATCTTCTTGGGATATTCGCAAAATACCATAGCTTATCGGGTGTTGAATAAGGAacaaggaagattgaagaaactttcaatctgACTTTCGATGATTATTATCTCAAAAGTGTTGAACAAACTTTTGAACAGAAGCCTATCATTATAAAAACAAATTATGAGTTTGAAATTGTTAATTCTTTCGATTGTCATTATGAATAAATTTTTGGTGTTCCAGACAGGGAAATAGATGTAAAAGTTCATGTATATGATAATCAAATTCCTGAAGCATCGAAACATTCTGATGATTCGACGGTGACTAGGGAAATGATGATTCTGATTCTACCTCAAGCTCTCAAGTGCATACCGAACTTCAGCATGTGTTGCAATGTGATCAGGTGGAGGGGGAGTACTTGAATGCTAATGTCGAGGGGGACCATCACAATCCAAATCCAATTGTCGATGGGGGCATGGATATTCGAATGctgatgttgagggggagcatcacaaTCTAAATCCAattgtcgagggggagcaaaaTTGATTAATACTTAATGTTTCTAATACACAAAATGAAGCTTTTCATGATGTGTCTGATAATCTATCCAATGCAGGTGATGGTTCTAAAACAGATGAAATGTTCGAAGATATACCTTTGGATTTCGACCCTGCATATCCACCACTGGACAGATGGACTCGAAATCATCCTAAAGAACAAGTTCTTGGTTATCCTCAAGCTGGAGTTTTGACAAGGGCTCAACTTCATGCTAAAACAAGGTACTTCATGAACACCAAGAatattgcatgtttaatgtttttatttcaaaaatagaacCGAAAACAATTAAGGTTGTTTTGGAAGATCCTGATTGGATTGTTTCTATGTAATATGAACTTGttgaattcgaaagaaataaggtttggcaactagttccaaaacttgatgatgttttggGTATAAGcataaaatgaatttt of the Lactuca sativa cultivar Salinas chromosome 6, Lsat_Salinas_v11, whole genome shotgun sequence genome contains:
- the LOC128126849 gene encoding uncharacterized protein LOC128126849; the protein is MATVESLLLGSGTSHPPSSAFNPKAKAAVAFLETAPGLSPRAIMSFAQDLEQVTPFILIIELELMKYCEGFKYAAKSREKIQKKEGIPWHQQILIIDGKILEDGKTLADHHIRNGSRLELVVSLGGP